Proteins encoded together in one bacterium window:
- a CDS encoding PASTA domain-containing protein: MKILQKISYAMWAVPFLFFMVGYAGAYFYMQKKSVEVPSIMGLTVQEAVGVLARHNMAMRLRAEKEDEQFPEGTILQQVPAAYQRVRPQQSIFVTIAKAPQKILAPDFFHKDSSTIERNAAHLKIATKQIQLKSRYPKNLCFAQSVTPGQPLERLKMIAYISAGDDELVIMPNVVGLPLDQAQDFFKRSGVQVQVVGLDGPRLPTDRVTIVEQNPMVGTIIDLAKFKHVHLQVGLQ; the protein is encoded by the coding sequence ATGAAGATTCTACAAAAAATTTCTTATGCAATGTGGGCAGTTCCCTTTCTATTTTTTATGGTTGGCTATGCCGGTGCTTATTTTTATATGCAAAAAAAAAGCGTTGAGGTGCCTAGCATTATGGGCTTGACGGTGCAAGAGGCGGTCGGCGTTTTGGCGCGCCACAACATGGCCATGCGTTTGCGTGCGGAAAAAGAAGATGAACAATTTCCTGAAGGGACTATTTTACAGCAGGTGCCGGCAGCGTATCAGCGCGTGCGGCCGCAACAATCGATTTTTGTGACGATTGCCAAGGCTCCGCAAAAAATACTGGCGCCTGATTTTTTTCATAAAGATAGTAGCACGATTGAACGCAATGCTGCTCATTTAAAAATTGCGACCAAGCAAATTCAGCTCAAAAGTCGTTATCCAAAAAATCTCTGTTTTGCGCAGTCAGTAACGCCGGGCCAGCCACTTGAGCGACTTAAAATGATTGCGTATATTTCTGCTGGTGATGATGAATTAGTGATCATGCCCAATGTTGTTGGTTTGCCACTTGATCAAGCGCAAGATTTTTTCAAACGTTCAGGTGTTCAGGTTCAGGTGGTGGGGCTTGATGGCCCACGCTTACCAACTGATCGCGTGACGATTGTTGAGCAAAATCCCATGGTCGGCACGATTATCGATCTCGCAAAATTTAAGCATGTTCATTTGCAAGTTGGGCTTCAATAG